A part of Nocardioides sp. WS12 genomic DNA contains:
- a CDS encoding alkene reductase, which produces MTTSPTLWEPLTLGKLTLSHRLALAPMTRSRAQADGTPSEIMAQYYAQRASLGLLITEGTQPSDDGQGYLNTPGVYRPEHVEGWRRVTDAVHDKGGHLFVQLMHVGRMSHPDNTPHHRVPVAPSAISADQDFFTPTGMQKTPIPRELTTTEIAGVVAEFAQAAKSAVDAGADGVEIHGANGYLLHQFLAPNANQRTDEYGGSIQNRSRFVVEVARAVAEAIGPERTGIRISPGIPLGGLAEGDSEEIRAQYRHLVAELAPLNLAYLHVHHLGDEELLRSFREVWPTALLVLRYGRTRDEIAEYVEAGLADVAPLGQFALANPDVVERLRDDAPFNDLDPATLYAGGPKGYLDYPTLAESSPS; this is translated from the coding sequence ATGACGACCAGCCCGACCCTGTGGGAGCCGCTCACTCTCGGGAAGCTCACGCTGTCCCACCGTCTTGCCCTTGCTCCGATGACTCGCAGCCGGGCACAGGCCGACGGGACCCCGAGCGAGATCATGGCCCAGTACTACGCCCAGCGAGCCTCCCTCGGCCTGCTCATCACCGAGGGAACGCAGCCCTCGGATGATGGCCAGGGGTACCTGAACACGCCCGGTGTCTACCGGCCCGAGCACGTCGAGGGCTGGCGACGCGTCACAGACGCGGTGCACGACAAGGGCGGCCATCTGTTCGTCCAGCTCATGCACGTGGGTCGGATGTCGCACCCCGACAACACGCCCCACCACCGCGTGCCGGTGGCGCCATCGGCGATCTCGGCCGATCAGGATTTCTTCACTCCAACGGGAATGCAGAAGACACCGATCCCCCGGGAGTTGACCACCACCGAGATCGCCGGGGTGGTCGCCGAGTTCGCCCAGGCGGCCAAGTCTGCTGTCGATGCAGGAGCCGACGGGGTCGAGATCCACGGCGCGAACGGATACCTGCTGCACCAGTTCTTGGCTCCGAACGCGAACCAGCGCACCGACGAGTACGGCGGCTCGATCCAGAACCGCTCCCGGTTCGTCGTAGAGGTCGCGCGTGCCGTTGCCGAGGCGATCGGACCGGAGCGCACCGGCATCCGTATCTCGCCTGGCATTCCCCTCGGCGGGCTCGCTGAAGGCGACTCCGAGGAGATCCGTGCTCAGTACCGGCATCTTGTCGCCGAACTCGCGCCGTTGAACCTGGCGTACCTGCACGTGCATCACCTGGGCGACGAAGAACTGCTTCGGTCGTTCCGTGAGGTGTGGCCCACCGCGCTGCTGGTGTTGCGCTACGGGCGAACCCGCGACGAGATCGCCGAGTACGTCGAGGCCGGCCTGGCCGACGTCGCCCCTCTCGGGCAGTTCGCACTGGCCAACCCCGACGTGGTCGAGCGGCTCCGTGACGATGCGCCGTTCAACGATCTGGATCCCGCCACTCTCTACGCCGGCGGCCCGAAGGGCTACCTCGACTACCCCACGCTGGCCGAATCCTCACCGTCGTGA
- a CDS encoding SDR family oxidoreductase has translation MAVFDVVLVTGANGGLGTHFVEQALERGARTVYATARTPREWNDPRVVTLALDVTDPASVAAAAAAATDVTLVVNNAGSSNGSTVLNDNPDLRDLFEVNFFGPLAVAGAFTPALAANGGGALLNVLSVLSWIGIGDGYSATKAALWSATNTQRVALADQGTLVTSLHLGYTDTPMTAGLDVAKNDPADIVRKAYDGIAAGAFEVLADDLSVQVKAGLAAPIEALYPQLAR, from the coding sequence ATGGCAGTCTTCGACGTCGTTCTCGTCACCGGAGCAAACGGAGGGCTCGGCACACATTTCGTGGAGCAGGCCCTCGAACGCGGCGCACGCACCGTGTACGCGACCGCACGCACGCCACGCGAGTGGAACGACCCGCGCGTCGTGACCCTCGCCCTGGACGTCACGGATCCCGCGTCCGTGGCCGCCGCCGCAGCCGCCGCAACCGACGTGACGCTGGTCGTCAACAACGCCGGCAGCTCGAACGGCTCGACCGTGTTGAACGACAACCCTGACCTGCGCGACCTGTTCGAGGTGAACTTCTTCGGACCCCTCGCCGTCGCCGGAGCCTTCACGCCGGCTCTCGCCGCCAACGGCGGAGGGGCCCTGCTCAACGTGCTGTCCGTGTTGTCGTGGATCGGCATCGGCGACGGCTACAGCGCCACCAAGGCCGCGCTCTGGTCCGCCACCAACACCCAACGAGTCGCCCTCGCCGACCAAGGCACCCTGGTGACCTCACTCCACCTCGGCTACACCGACACCCCCATGACGGCAGGCCTTGACGTCGCCAAGAACGATCCGGCCGACATCGTCCGAAAGGCCTACGACGGCATCGCCGCAGGGGCCTTCGAAGTGCTCGCAGACGACCTGTCGGTGCAGGTCAAGGCTGGCTTGGCGGCTCCCATCGAAGCGCTCTACCCGCAGCTGGCGCGCTGA
- a CDS encoding thiolase family protein, with amino-acid sequence MNPAVIVDAVRTPVAKGKPGGAYAEIHPVDLHAAPLRALVERTGIDPATIDDVISGAVAQVGEQSGNTARWGLLAAGYPESVPGVTVDRQCGSSQQALHFAAQGVIAGAYDVAVASGVESMSRIPMGTQFAGKDFAGPSVAQRYAPGLIPQGISAELIAAKWGLSRAQLDEYAAMSHQRAATAWKDGLFDGEIVKVNDLATDEAIRPDTTSDSLAGLRLAFQDDHWSQRFPEIDWKVTAGNSSPVNDGAAALLVMSQAAAEAHGLRARARVHSFAVAGDDPLFMLTGIIPATQKVLARAGLTIADIDAFEVNEAFASVVLAWQAETGASLDKVNINGGAISIGHPLGGSGARLATTLLNVLEQREGRYGLQVMCEAGGLANATIIERI; translated from the coding sequence ATGAATCCTGCCGTCATCGTCGACGCAGTCCGCACTCCCGTTGCCAAAGGCAAGCCCGGTGGCGCCTACGCCGAGATCCATCCTGTCGACCTCCACGCGGCCCCCCTGCGCGCATTGGTCGAGCGCACGGGCATCGACCCCGCAACCATCGACGACGTCATCAGCGGCGCCGTCGCCCAGGTCGGCGAACAGTCCGGCAACACCGCACGCTGGGGACTCCTCGCTGCGGGTTACCCGGAGTCGGTGCCAGGCGTGACCGTGGACCGTCAGTGTGGCTCGAGCCAGCAGGCACTCCACTTCGCGGCACAGGGCGTGATTGCCGGCGCGTACGACGTCGCGGTGGCCTCGGGAGTCGAGTCGATGTCGCGCATCCCGATGGGCACCCAGTTTGCCGGCAAGGACTTCGCCGGGCCGTCCGTCGCCCAGCGCTACGCCCCCGGTCTCATCCCGCAAGGGATCTCCGCGGAACTCATTGCTGCCAAGTGGGGCCTTTCCCGCGCCCAGCTCGACGAGTACGCCGCCATGTCGCACCAGCGTGCCGCCACGGCGTGGAAGGACGGCCTGTTCGACGGCGAGATCGTGAAGGTCAACGACCTCGCCACCGACGAGGCGATCCGTCCCGACACCACGTCCGACTCGCTTGCCGGACTGCGCCTCGCGTTCCAGGACGACCACTGGAGCCAGCGCTTCCCCGAGATCGACTGGAAGGTGACCGCCGGCAACAGTTCTCCCGTCAACGACGGTGCCGCCGCGCTGCTGGTGATGTCACAGGCAGCAGCAGAGGCGCACGGACTCCGGGCCCGCGCACGCGTGCACTCCTTCGCCGTCGCCGGTGACGACCCCCTCTTCATGCTCACCGGGATCATCCCGGCAACCCAGAAGGTCCTCGCTCGCGCGGGTCTCACGATTGCCGACATCGACGCCTTTGAAGTCAACGAGGCATTCGCGTCCGTCGTACTCGCCTGGCAGGCCGAGACCGGCGCCTCTCTGGACAAGGTCAACATCAACGGCGGCGCGATCTCCATCGGTCATCCCCTGGGCGGCTCTGGTGCCCGCCTGGCCACGACTCTCCTCAACGTTCTCGAACAGCGCGAGGGCCGCTACGGCCTCCAGGTCATGTGCGAAGCCGGCGGCCTGGCCAACGCAACCATCATCGAAAGGATCTGA
- a CDS encoding helix-turn-helix domain-containing protein, which yields MSSQVRPCSVARTLEMVGAKWTLLVVRELLLGNHRFDAIVGYTGAPRDILTSRLRSLEAEGFVARVQYQARPPRFEYHLTDLGHSLGPIVAMMREFGDRNLADESGPPMRFEHACGEEYHAVVACKACGQVVRRGEIRRIETAAASS from the coding sequence ATGTCATCCCAGGTTCGGCCATGTTCGGTCGCACGCACGCTCGAGATGGTGGGAGCGAAGTGGACATTGCTCGTCGTCCGCGAACTACTGCTCGGCAACCACCGATTCGACGCGATCGTGGGTTACACCGGCGCGCCCCGCGACATCCTGACCTCCAGGCTGCGCAGTCTGGAGGCTGAAGGGTTCGTCGCTCGGGTGCAGTATCAAGCGCGTCCGCCGCGTTTCGAATACCACCTCACCGATCTCGGTCACTCGCTCGGGCCGATCGTCGCCATGATGCGCGAGTTCGGCGATCGCAACCTGGCAGACGAGTCGGGCCCGCCGATGAGGTTCGAGCATGCCTGTGGCGAGGAGTACCACGCCGTCGTGGCGTGCAAGGCCTGCGGCCAGGTCGTCCGTCGTGGTGAGATCCGCCGTATTGAGACTGCCGCGGCCTCCTCGTGA
- a CDS encoding TetR/AcrR family transcriptional regulator has protein sequence MTQSARRLSKTQATDLLVTAATDLLARHGPSELQARTVATAAGLSSSAVYHHLGGLPELMHAVVERGFEDLSAEFVGLVESPDPVADLFSHALAMRQFAQDNPHRYDLMFGLSTRGTYRSWEAESADRRSGAFRTTYSHLVRACERAVQAGRLSRATDPDEVADQLWCCVHGFLTLELGQHLAHRASPVQDVLRPLTTNVLTMHGDSHESAAASHAVALAAP, from the coding sequence ATGACCCAGAGCGCACGCCGGCTGAGCAAGACCCAGGCCACTGACCTGCTAGTGACTGCCGCTACCGACTTGCTCGCACGGCACGGGCCGTCCGAGCTCCAGGCCCGCACCGTGGCAACCGCTGCCGGGCTGTCGTCAAGCGCGGTCTACCACCACCTCGGCGGCCTGCCTGAACTGATGCATGCCGTTGTTGAACGCGGCTTCGAGGACCTTTCAGCTGAATTCGTCGGACTGGTCGAGTCCCCCGATCCCGTTGCCGACCTGTTCAGCCATGCCTTGGCGATGAGGCAGTTCGCCCAGGACAATCCCCATCGTTACGATCTGATGTTCGGTCTCTCAACCCGTGGGACTTACCGGTCCTGGGAAGCCGAGTCAGCCGACCGCCGATCAGGAGCCTTTCGAACGACGTACAGCCATCTTGTTCGGGCCTGTGAGCGTGCGGTCCAGGCGGGCAGGCTGTCACGCGCCACGGACCCGGATGAGGTGGCCGATCAGTTGTGGTGCTGCGTCCATGGATTCCTCACCCTGGAACTCGGCCAGCATCTGGCTCACCGAGCCAGCCCCGTTCAGGACGTCCTCCGACCCCTGACCACGAACGTGCTGACCATGCACGGCGATTCGCACGAATCCGCAGCAGCCTCGCACGCTGTCGCTCTCGCCGCACCCTAG
- a CDS encoding alpha/beta fold hydrolase, which yields MDIEFTFPSIEVRRHGQHVLVARLCTDLHGLLGRDAARDLALFVKKADRDPSVRAVVLTGSHPERFVGHADLAWLQEDGSVVPPLGRRVMSAVVWLALMLNSNPITRWVARRTPVQGALQLDDMHKTLNLMSTSSTIFVAALNGSALGLGAEIAWACDVRVMADGDYVIGHLEVLLGFAPGAGGTQRLTTLVGPHRARRLMLEGSPLSPAEALRLGVVDEVVPTSEVVQVGVRQAEILAARPQSAIGAIKRSVNAGITRGLRSGLRWERSEFLSSLPQREAQQIMLDYLSDTERDGELPVYRSGGYGSALARGRANGGEPELDPSPAPKLPDSATYGVQTVQFRSGSSWCRAWLYVPHHAGADSPVPVVVMGHGLGATRDLGLAPYAEEFADRGMAALVFTYRGLGDSGGHPRQILSMKRQLQDWDAAIAHAVSLPQLDSERMAIWGSSLGGGHAIATAARHPELAAMVAQCPFTDGVASALALGPGKSMALASPIVRDLVAVARRRPAVMVPIAAVPGGAGLMSTVDALKGMHALVPVGHQWRNEAAARSVLSVLGYRPGRSAHRIAVPSLICISTTDTVAPPKTAERQLRRSPYADVRTYEAGHFAFYVGAAFDQLVTEQAEFLEAHLRPDVRGAPTISASRGSDEQTP from the coding sequence ATGGACATCGAATTCACCTTCCCCTCGATCGAGGTGCGGCGCCACGGGCAGCACGTCCTGGTGGCTCGGTTGTGCACTGATCTCCATGGACTTCTGGGCCGGGATGCCGCCCGCGACCTTGCGTTGTTCGTGAAGAAGGCGGATCGAGACCCCAGCGTTCGTGCCGTGGTGCTGACGGGCTCCCACCCGGAGCGCTTCGTGGGTCACGCTGACCTGGCGTGGTTGCAGGAGGACGGATCGGTTGTCCCGCCCCTGGGTCGCCGGGTGATGTCCGCCGTGGTGTGGCTCGCGCTGATGCTGAACTCCAACCCGATCACGAGGTGGGTCGCCCGGCGCACTCCGGTTCAGGGCGCTCTCCAACTCGACGACATGCACAAAACGCTCAACCTCATGTCGACCAGCTCAACCATTTTCGTGGCGGCGCTGAACGGGTCCGCCCTGGGGCTGGGCGCAGAGATCGCGTGGGCCTGCGATGTGCGGGTGATGGCTGACGGTGACTACGTGATCGGCCATTTGGAGGTTCTGTTGGGCTTCGCGCCCGGCGCCGGGGGAACCCAACGTCTGACAACGCTCGTGGGTCCGCACCGCGCGCGGCGACTCATGCTGGAAGGGTCGCCCTTGTCACCCGCCGAGGCCCTGCGGCTCGGTGTGGTGGATGAGGTCGTACCCACGTCGGAAGTAGTGCAGGTGGGAGTGCGTCAGGCAGAGATCCTCGCAGCTCGACCCCAGTCGGCGATCGGTGCGATCAAGCGCTCCGTGAATGCTGGCATCACTCGCGGGCTCCGCTCAGGCTTGCGGTGGGAGCGCAGCGAGTTCTTGTCCTCGCTTCCGCAACGGGAAGCCCAACAGATCATGCTCGACTACCTGAGCGACACCGAACGCGACGGCGAGCTGCCCGTCTACCGATCAGGAGGCTACGGAAGCGCGTTGGCCCGCGGCCGAGCCAACGGGGGAGAGCCAGAGCTCGATCCCAGCCCGGCGCCGAAGCTGCCCGATAGTGCGACCTATGGTGTCCAGACGGTGCAGTTCAGGTCTGGTTCGTCGTGGTGTCGAGCCTGGCTCTATGTTCCTCACCACGCTGGGGCTGATTCCCCAGTGCCGGTGGTCGTGATGGGCCACGGTTTGGGTGCAACTCGCGATCTGGGACTGGCTCCTTACGCGGAAGAGTTCGCCGATCGGGGCATGGCCGCCTTGGTCTTCACCTACCGAGGTCTGGGTGACAGTGGTGGGCATCCGCGGCAGATCCTCTCGATGAAGCGACAGCTCCAGGACTGGGACGCAGCGATCGCGCACGCAGTCTCGCTCCCTCAGTTGGACAGCGAGCGGATGGCGATCTGGGGGAGTTCGCTGGGTGGTGGACATGCGATCGCCACGGCGGCACGTCATCCAGAGTTGGCGGCGATGGTCGCCCAGTGCCCCTTCACCGACGGCGTCGCCTCCGCCCTCGCGCTCGGACCGGGCAAGTCGATGGCACTCGCCTCGCCGATCGTGCGTGATCTCGTTGCTGTGGCGCGTCGTCGGCCGGCTGTCATGGTCCCGATCGCAGCGGTTCCCGGCGGGGCAGGCTTGATGAGCACGGTCGACGCCCTGAAGGGGATGCACGCGCTGGTTCCCGTCGGGCATCAGTGGCGCAACGAAGCGGCGGCGCGCAGTGTCCTGAGCGTCCTTGGCTACCGGCCGGGCCGCTCCGCGCACCGCATCGCCGTCCCGTCCCTGATCTGCATCAGCACAACCGACACGGTGGCGCCACCGAAAACGGCCGAACGGCAACTCCGGCGATCGCCGTACGCCGACGTACGCACCTATGAGGCGGGGCACTTCGCCTTCTACGTCGGTGCCGCATTCGACCAATTGGTCACGGAGCAGGCGGAGTTCCTCGAAGCGCACCTGAGGCCCGATGTACGGGGCGCTCCGACGATCAGCGCGTCGAGGGGCAGCGATGAGCAGACTCCATGA
- a CDS encoding DUF169 domain-containing protein has product MSPYADLNNRLGALLTLTSAPVAVTFRETAPSGDVDPVAPAPAGCCFWAPAREQRLDTIPADHANCSVGSYTHGLLPLAEAAAGADTAALLASGWVGEADLVGAPVLPFAPASITYEPLAEATSPDVVLLRLTASAVMTLAGAIPELKLVPKPQCVIVPLAYSGEVAVSPGCAVSRTRTSLPDDEMTCAVPAANLHSFIDRLTASSVADRAVSEFAAADMAANFSG; this is encoded by the coding sequence ATGTCGCCCTACGCAGACCTCAACAACCGTCTTGGCGCTCTGCTGACCCTCACCAGTGCGCCCGTCGCGGTCACCTTCAGGGAAACTGCCCCGTCGGGAGACGTGGATCCAGTCGCACCAGCGCCGGCTGGGTGTTGCTTCTGGGCGCCCGCCCGGGAGCAACGTCTTGACACCATTCCTGCCGACCACGCGAACTGCAGCGTGGGCAGCTACACCCACGGCCTCCTGCCGTTGGCGGAGGCCGCAGCAGGAGCAGACACCGCTGCTCTGCTGGCCAGTGGGTGGGTGGGCGAAGCCGATCTCGTGGGCGCCCCGGTGCTGCCGTTCGCCCCGGCATCGATCACCTACGAACCCCTGGCGGAGGCGACCAGTCCCGATGTCGTCCTGCTGCGGCTCACGGCGTCTGCTGTGATGACACTTGCAGGAGCGATTCCGGAGCTGAAGTTGGTGCCCAAACCGCAGTGTGTCATCGTCCCGCTCGCCTACTCAGGCGAGGTCGCCGTCAGCCCGGGCTGTGCGGTGAGCCGGACCCGGACTTCGTTGCCCGACGATGAAATGACGTGCGCTGTGCCGGCGGCGAATCTCCATTCGTTCATCGATCGGTTGACCGCCTCGAGTGTGGCCGATCGAGCAGTCAGCGAGTTCGCGGCAGCCGACATGGCAGCCAACTTCAGCGGTTGA
- a CDS encoding ABC transporter permease, with protein sequence MSTDRTSAPGSDAPGTSLLRGAGSLVSFSVQAFKSVPTALRLYPSEVMRQVGLMIKSNAPVVFFMLFMLGALIGITGTFLFEGIGLESYVGSITAVPMMRGISQIVFGWVLAAKAGCGTVAELGAMRISEEIDGMEVMGVQSLPFLVGTRLMAAIVVVPPMFTIALGIHFAASKFFFVDALGAVSPGGYHYVLFLFQSPRDLTIAVLWATIVAVIVTLVSCYFGYTAEGGPVGVGHATAQSMLVNLMLISASATIIAQLFYAGLFNEAIGT encoded by the coding sequence ATGAGCACCGACCGGACCAGCGCTCCCGGATCCGACGCGCCCGGCACATCACTTCTGCGGGGAGCGGGCTCGCTCGTTTCCTTCTCTGTCCAGGCGTTCAAGTCCGTCCCCACCGCGCTCCGGCTCTACCCGAGCGAAGTGATGCGGCAGGTCGGGCTGATGATCAAGTCGAATGCACCGGTCGTCTTCTTCATGCTCTTCATGCTCGGGGCGCTCATTGGCATCACCGGGACCTTCCTCTTCGAAGGGATCGGGCTGGAGAGCTACGTGGGCTCCATCACTGCGGTGCCCATGATGCGTGGGATCTCCCAGATCGTGTTCGGGTGGGTCCTGGCGGCAAAGGCCGGCTGCGGCACCGTTGCCGAGCTCGGTGCCATGCGGATCAGTGAGGAGATCGACGGCATGGAGGTGATGGGCGTCCAGTCCCTGCCGTTCCTGGTAGGAACCCGCCTGATGGCCGCGATCGTGGTGGTTCCGCCGATGTTCACCATCGCACTGGGCATTCACTTCGCCGCGTCGAAGTTCTTCTTCGTCGACGCGCTCGGCGCCGTGTCCCCGGGCGGGTACCACTACGTCCTGTTCCTGTTCCAGAGCCCACGCGACCTCACCATCGCAGTGCTCTGGGCGACCATCGTGGCCGTGATCGTGACACTTGTTTCCTGCTACTTCGGGTACACCGCGGAGGGCGGACCTGTGGGCGTCGGCCATGCCACGGCGCAGTCCATGCTCGTCAACCTGATGCTGATCAGTGCCTCGGCCACGATCATTGCCCAGCTGTTCTATGCAGGTCTGTTCAACGAGGCCATCGGCACGTGA
- a CDS encoding ABC transporter permease, whose translation MRERSQRVLPEGPPIEAGGPYDGRLNRAVALIPSGPRDLVAEVGGMAMLLGKVLRSAVRNPRGYWGDVVEQMHFTITKSWFAIAVGIFGFLTALATTGMQFVNLAGVGEYFGPLLVVHCTRTFTVWVSTLLVAGVIGASITAELGSRKVREELDAMVVMGVDPIRVLVLPKVVAVILITTLLSIPAQWIAILSCQFAASFIGGIESPDFYSFLWINQSQTELIAMVVNCLLAGTIIATVSSYKGLHAQGGSTGLGRAVNQSVVVCFLALFVLQLGYNAVVLGLFPELGGFR comes from the coding sequence GTGCGTGAACGCAGTCAGCGCGTGCTTCCGGAAGGGCCGCCGATCGAGGCCGGGGGGCCATACGACGGCCGGCTGAACCGCGCCGTCGCCCTCATCCCGTCCGGGCCCCGGGACCTTGTCGCCGAGGTCGGCGGGATGGCGATGTTGCTGGGCAAGGTCTTGCGGAGCGCCGTACGGAACCCACGCGGCTACTGGGGCGATGTCGTGGAGCAGATGCACTTCACCATCACGAAGTCGTGGTTCGCGATCGCGGTCGGGATCTTCGGCTTCCTCACAGCGCTCGCGACCACAGGCATGCAGTTCGTCAACCTTGCCGGTGTGGGTGAGTACTTCGGACCACTCCTGGTCGTCCACTGCACGCGAACCTTCACGGTATGGGTCTCCACCCTGCTGGTCGCAGGCGTGATCGGAGCCTCGATCACAGCCGAACTCGGCTCGAGAAAGGTCCGCGAGGAACTCGACGCCATGGTGGTCATGGGGGTGGACCCGATCCGGGTCCTGGTGCTGCCGAAGGTCGTCGCGGTCATCCTCATCACAACCCTCCTCAGCATCCCTGCCCAGTGGATCGCGATCCTCTCCTGCCAATTCGCCGCCAGCTTCATCGGTGGGATCGAGTCTCCCGACTTCTACTCGTTCCTGTGGATCAATCAGAGTCAGACCGAACTGATCGCCATGGTGGTCAACTGCTTGCTGGCCGGGACGATCATCGCCACCGTCTCCAGTTACAAGGGCCTCCACGCCCAGGGGGGATCGACCGGCCTTGGCCGCGCGGTCAACCAGAGCGTGGTGGTCTGCTTCCTCGCACTGTTCGTCCTCCAGTTGGGCTACAACGCAGTCGTCCTGGGCCTTTTCCCCGAACTCGGAGGATTCCGATGA
- a CDS encoding TetR/AcrR family transcriptional regulator, which produces MARASVGNNRADLRRARTRRLLVAAGRELVASKGVAGLRIQDITEQADVALGSFYNHFASKDELVEAVVEESLAEMASTAGINDGNRHQDPAVTAALAVLRIVGIAFSDPELARLLVRLDHSDLVYARALRPQASEVVRAGMEVGRFFIPDVDVVVHTVVAGSLALIRRILDGEHDASVVSLQAELTLRLLGLGVDEAAEIARRCVEIRPDGDQDRMVLP; this is translated from the coding sequence ATGGCCAGAGCCAGTGTGGGGAACAACCGAGCCGACCTTCGTCGCGCTCGCACCCGACGTCTTCTGGTCGCGGCCGGCCGCGAGCTGGTCGCGAGCAAGGGCGTGGCCGGTCTGCGGATCCAGGACATCACCGAGCAGGCCGACGTCGCCCTGGGGTCGTTCTACAACCATTTCGCCAGCAAGGACGAGCTGGTCGAAGCCGTTGTCGAGGAGTCCCTCGCCGAGATGGCTTCGACCGCCGGCATCAACGACGGAAATCGGCACCAGGATCCCGCGGTGACCGCGGCGCTCGCGGTGCTCCGGATCGTCGGGATCGCCTTCTCCGACCCCGAACTGGCTCGTCTCCTCGTACGCCTGGACCACTCTGATCTGGTCTACGCCCGTGCGCTACGGCCCCAGGCGTCCGAGGTCGTCCGGGCTGGTATGGAGGTCGGGCGATTCTTCATACCCGATGTCGACGTCGTCGTGCACACGGTCGTGGCTGGGTCCCTTGCCCTGATCCGCCGAATCCTCGATGGCGAGCACGACGCGTCCGTGGTTTCGCTCCAGGCCGAGCTGACCCTGCGGCTGCTGGGGCTCGGTGTCGACGAGGCCGCCGAGATTGCGCGCAGGTGCGTCGAGATCCGGCCAGACGGCGACCAAGATCGGATGGTGCTGCCGTGA
- a CDS encoding helix-turn-helix domain-containing protein → MTERTPMTSATADVIRRVSELLLEEPADVLANQDDAVFAAIRDMFRTEPSLSAEVMASTRSNILHWAASLLRDPSGPVPVNLSTEVVGIARDAFRLGVAHDLAPAYHAGHTALWRNWTRLAFTASSDPATLEQALDIAAGSLARYIDATLVALTELLESERAGLTRGTHAQKLETVSLILEGAPITTDRASERLGYRFDRRHTAAVLWMDPRDSDRRALQRAAEALGTTTNARQTLHVIASSSSLWTWLANAGSIDIAAIAAATAQIDGVRIAIGPEDTGVEGFRRSHLDAIETQRLAQRLPDLQVARFADIQLVALATQDDAKAREFVSRTLGPLAMADPELRTTLRTYIREQFNASRTARALFAHRNTILNRIQRAEEMLPMALGSNSLEIGVALEIAHWMGSPPNTTSAFRA, encoded by the coding sequence GTGACGGAGCGGACCCCGATGACCAGCGCGACCGCAGACGTCATCCGTCGGGTGTCCGAACTGCTGCTCGAGGAACCTGCCGACGTCCTGGCGAACCAGGACGACGCCGTGTTCGCCGCGATCCGCGACATGTTCCGGACCGAGCCTTCGTTGTCCGCGGAAGTCATGGCGAGCACCCGCAGCAACATCCTGCACTGGGCGGCGTCACTCCTGCGCGACCCGAGCGGTCCGGTGCCCGTCAACCTGAGCACCGAAGTGGTCGGCATCGCCCGGGACGCCTTCCGCCTGGGGGTGGCCCATGACCTCGCACCCGCCTATCACGCTGGCCACACGGCGTTGTGGCGGAACTGGACGCGACTGGCCTTCACCGCCTCGTCGGACCCGGCCACGCTGGAGCAGGCCCTCGACATTGCCGCCGGCTCATTGGCCCGCTACATCGACGCCACGCTCGTCGCACTGACCGAACTGCTCGAGTCCGAACGCGCCGGCCTGACCCGGGGAACCCACGCCCAGAAGCTCGAGACCGTGAGCCTCATCCTCGAAGGGGCACCCATCACCACCGACCGGGCCAGCGAACGCCTCGGGTACCGGTTCGACCGCCGCCACACGGCCGCGGTCCTGTGGATGGATCCGCGGGACTCAGACCGCCGCGCACTGCAACGCGCGGCGGAGGCCCTGGGCACGACCACCAACGCGCGACAGACACTGCACGTCATCGCCAGCTCCTCATCACTGTGGACCTGGCTCGCGAATGCGGGCTCCATCGACATCGCCGCCATCGCCGCCGCAACAGCACAGATCGACGGAGTGCGGATTGCGATCGGCCCTGAGGACACTGGCGTCGAGGGCTTCCGGCGCAGCCATCTCGATGCCATCGAAACGCAACGTCTGGCCCAGCGATTGCCGGACCTGCAAGTGGCCCGCTTCGCCGACATCCAGCTCGTCGCCCTCGCCACCCAGGACGATGCGAAGGCCCGCGAGTTCGTCTCCCGGACGTTGGGGCCGCTGGCGATGGCCGACCCCGAATTGCGGACCACCCTGCGCACCTACATTCGCGAACAGTTCAACGCGTCGCGTACCGCACGGGCACTTTTCGCCCACCGCAACACCATCCTCAATCGCATTCAGCGCGCAGAGGAGATGCTTCCCATGGCACTCGGCTCCAACAGCCTCGAAATCGGAGTTGCTCTGGAGATCGCGCACTGGATGGGCTCGCCTCCGAATACGACCAGCGCTTTCCGCGCCTGA